The sequence TAGAGGGCATTGAACAGGATTGGCCTCCCTGTAGGATATTCGGTTGCATTTGGATTGGCTCCTTTCTTTAAAAACCACTCTAAAAGAGTTGGGGCGCCGTCGGTCACCAGAAAATGGGTTGGTGATCGAAGCTTATCCGCCGTTTCTACCGTGGCTCCGTGCGCCATGAGCAAATCGAGGCACTGAATGGCTTCGGGTGAAGGATTCTCTTTCGCGCGAAGGGTGGCAAAATCGAGTAATGTCGTATGATCCGTGCCGCTCTCGTTGATGGCAGGAATCGGCTGTTGTAGCCCAAGTTTTAGCTGAGCTACATTCCCGCTGGCTATCGCTGCGGCAAGCTGCCGTCTGACAGGGTCCTGAAAGTAGTAAGCGCCATTGGCTCGGTCGCTGAGTTCCTTGTCGTAATTTTTCTGGCGTCGATCCGCAATTATTGGTCCGAAAATCAGACTCAGCAGGTAGCCGACTATTGGAAATCCGCTAAGAATCAGGGTCAGTATTTTTGTAAAGGAATAGGGTAGCAGGTTTAAGCCAACAAGCACTACCAGAATGATCACAGCCAGAAATAAAATTCCGGCAGCCATTCCGCGACCAGCCGCATCTTGTCCAGAGCCTGCCGGTGTTAGAAACGCCCAGAGCAGCATAAACCCATAAAAGCTTAGAATGGCCCAGTTAATGAGTGTGATCGTTTTCATGCCGCTAACTAAGCTCTTATGTATGAGCATGTCTATCGGTAATCCATAACTGGTACTACTTACTTAATAAGTAGCGGGTAAAATCAAAAATCGATGTCGGTTAGCTCAAAATTCTGCTTGAGTGGAATAATACCTCCTTCTTCGGCACCGGGATGATAAATAATGGTTTCGGGCTGAATACCCTTCTGCACATTGCCAATGTCACGCCTTCGGTTTCCATTGGCGTCGATGATCAGGCGGACCCGGTAGCGGCCTGGTTTAAGCCGGGGAAAACTGTAGTTTGTTGTTCCGTAAGAGGATCGGATAACCGTATATTTATCGTCAAGTAGCTCAACAATAAAGTTCTTATTGGCCCCGCCGACAGTTGCTGGGTTGATCCGACCAGCGATCAGGCCGTAGCTGTCTTCATCCGCAATTTTATACCGACCATTGTACCGGGCCAGCGTATCGCCCTGAACACTGATAAATGCCCCTTTTAGTAGCCTGAAGAGCAGTGTGTCTTTAAGATTCGTTTTTCGTTTTATGACTAGTTGACTGAAACTATTACTCCAGGCCAGCTCTTCTGGTGTAAACTTAAAGGGTTTTGTACTGTCGGGGCCAATGACGATAAGATCGGTGCTGAAGCGGAGAATGGGTTTGGAGAATTTGATAGAGAAATCCAGATTGTTATCAATCGGTTCACTGGCCGGTGGTGCCACCTGAACGGTCAGGGGTTTCCGGTCTTTTGCCCGCGATTTGATGGGCGAAAAATAAATGCGCTCCCTGAGTTCCGTAATATTGCCGACCGAATCCTGAGCCATAATGATCAAATTGATCGTATCGTTAGCCGCCCGGTTTGCTGGCCGAAAAAGCCGGATCATCTTGGGACTTTCTAAAAATGACACCAGCGTATCGGTCGACGGTACAAACGACATTGAGGTTGGAACAGCTGTTGCCGATGTTGCTGTTGAAGAGACCGCTGAGGTTGATACACCTGTCGTCGCTGTCGTGGAAGCGGCCGTCGTGGAAACAGCCGATGTGGAAGCAGCCGTCGTGGAAGCAGCCGTCGTGGAAGCCGCCGATGTAGATACGACTGTGGTGGAGACCATTTTACCAAAACGTAGTTTATAGCTGGCAATGCCGCTGCTAAGTTCCAGACCCAACGTTTCGTCGGTGCGCTCGCGTCGGCTGATTCGAGGCTTGGACGATCCCCGGAAAGCTACCATGTTTATATCGGTATAATTGCGGTTGAGATTCACAAGACTGTCGCGGAAGGCCACCCGTTCGCCCGGTGTGTTGTTAACCAGATTCAAATCCTTGTCGTCGAATCCATACACTTTATACTGGCCTGCTTTCACGTTTTCAATGCGATAAACGCCATTGCTATCGGTTCGGGCGTAATAGGCGGGACGCTTCCGGTTGATAGGGAGCGTATCGGTCGGTGCAAACAGGCCGATTACGAAGTTGAGGATAGGCAGACGGCTTTCGTCATCCAGAACAGTACCGCCCAAATAAAGTGAATCGATAACAGGGCCGGTGCTAAACACAATCTTGGCATCTTTAGCAATATTGCGCTCTGTAATATCCTTTATGCCGTCAGAAAAGTTAATGGTATAGGTGGTATTCGGTTGCAGTGGCCGGTTAAAATTCAGCCGCAGGCCTTTTGGCAGGGCTTTTACAACAAACGTATTGCTATCCTGGGGTGTAACGGTGACCTTTTGCTGAATATTTTCGACATTGACGTACTCGTCGAATTCCAGTTCAACTGTCTTGCCGGTATAGTTCAACTGTCGGGCCGTTGGCATGCTGCTCACCAGTTTGGGCGACAGGGTGTCTTTCTTGCCACCGGGCGGCTGAGCAACCTGGGCGCAATTTTGAAGCAGAATGGGAAGTGACAGTAAAAAAAATACTATAAAATGGCGAAGCGTCATACGTTAATAGGCAGTATACAGTTGGCAGTCGTCAACTGAGCGACTTATGGTTTATGTATTTGCCTGTTCAGAGACTGTCAGGAATAATTTCTGACAACAATCAGCCACAAACTTAAAACCATAAACTAAGTATCCAGTGCAATCAGGCTACAAAGGTAAACGTCCGTTCATCGTTAAACTGTACCGACTGACATAAAATGGATGTCTGCTTCGTTACCTTAAGTAGAATTTTAAGAAAAATTAAAGGTCTCCGCCACAACGGAGGGTAGAGAACGGGGCAGTTTGGTACTTTTGCTCCTCACACATTCCCGTAATGACGAAAAATTTATTCATGGTCCGCACACGAATCTGCCGGTTCCACCTATTTCTTGGCTTAGGGGTGGCTATCTTTTTACAGAGCTGTAATCTGGCTCCTAAAGAAGAGCAAAAGCCAACCGTTAAAGCTGATACAATAAATCAGATCAATTTTTTTCTGGAAACATCGGCCAGCATGGGTGGTTACCTGAATGGGAGTACGGAATTTAAAAATATTGTTTCTGAATTCGCCAACAAGATCAGCCAGATTGAGCCGGTGCGTAAACCCCTTGCCATTTATACCATCAGTGCCGAAGCACAGGCCTATCCTGGCGACGTGGATAAGTTTGTGACAAGCTTGGCCACGGTTCCGCTGGCCAACGCCCGTAGTTCGGAACTTCACACCATTTTTCGGCAAGTGGGCGAAAAGGCGCGCAACAACAGCGTGGCGCTTCTGGTATCCGATTGTATTCTCTCGTTTCCGGACGGAGACATTAAGAAGAATCCGCAGATCAATGCGACCGATGCATCGAGTGTCCTGAAAAACGAGATCAACCGACAGTTTGCTGCCTTGAGCAAAGACACTATCAATGCAACGGTTTATGCCTATTCGTCGGCTTTCAATGGCACATACTACGATTATCAGAACAAAAAGCAGAAACTCAATGGCGAATCGCGGCCATTTTATATCTGGGTTATCGGTAAACAACGCATCCTGAATCTGTTCAATCAGAAGTTACAGGCTGCCTTAACGACCAAACCTGATAAGCAACTTGATTTTGGCGGGAGCGGCTCGACAGCGGGTTACAACCTGTTTTTTACCCTCAATCGGAAGGGTGAAAACTGGAATGCCGATGGGCAGCGCATCACGAACCTTAAAGGGGTTCGGGCCGATCAACCGGCTGAGTTTGCAATCGGTGTTAATCTGAGCGGATTGCCTGCCTACGCACAAACGGAAGCCTATCTGACCAAAAACCTGATCGTTTCGGCAGGAAATGCCGGGGTTAAATTGCTGAAAATTGAGCCAAAAGACGATGTGAAAGGTACCGAAAAGCTGAAAACCAATGAAGCCCGAATGCTGAGCGAGGCTACCCACGTGCTGACCTTTCGGGTAACACAGCTTTTTGAAAACGAAACGCCCGTTTCCATCAAATTACCTGTGCGCTACGATACCTGGTACCTAAATCAGTCCACAATGGACGACCGTACTTCGGCTGGCCGGGAGGGCAAAACCTTTGCACTTGAACACCTCATGAATGGTGTCCGCGATGCCTATGAAACAGGCTCCGGCGCTGATAAATCGTTTCTACAACTTACCATCACCCTCGAACAATAAACGGCACCCATGTTCACTGCTTTGTATGAATTGCTGATTGGCAAAAACCCTGATCCTACGTACCGCAACACTGTTTTTACGCCCGTCGGCCTGCTAACGCTGGTGCTGATGCTGGGCCTGGCGGCTATTTTTTACCTGTTGCTGGGCCGCTGGAAAGCGATTTTTCACCGAACCAGTCACTGGGTGATTACGTTGGTTGTCGCCCTGATTATTGCCTTTTCGCTGGCTGTCAGCTACGCCAAAGACGCAACGGGTGAGCCCGAAGCCGACAGCTATATGCTTGGTTTTGGTGGCGTTAATTTAATTCTGGCCGGGCTATTGTTTTTTGGTTTTTCGCTCCTGTTCCGGCGTGGATCGAAGTTCGCCCGGTACACACCTTTTTAAATTTCAGTTTTAAAAAAAGTCTTCCGTTTACTGGGTCGAAGCTCTGTTGCGCTACGCAGGAAACGGAAGACTGAAATCGTTTAAGTATGAAACTTTTCGTTTTTGCCATCGGTGGTACGGGTGCACGTGTGTTGCGCTCGCTAACGATGCTGCTGGCAGCTGGGGCTAAAGTGCCCGACAACCTGACCATTATTCCGATTCTGCTGGATATGGATATGCAGAACGGCGATACGGCTCGTGCTCTGAACGGCGTCGAACTGTACCGAACTATTCGCAATGCGGCTTATCCAAACGGGGCAGCACCGGCTGGTCAGAGCGATGCACCCCGACCATTCTTTGCTACCCCGATCCAGTCGCTGGGAACGCTCCAGAGCGAAACCACTCAGGAGCGGATCGGCGATTCATTTTTGCCCCAGCTGACCGAGCATCAGGGTACGTTCGAGGAGTTCCTGAATGTCAGTACCATGGATGATATTGACCGTGAACTGCTCAAAGTCCTCTACGATAATTCAGCAAAACCGACCAGTGCCGAGCTTAAACTCGATCTCTCGGTTGGTTTTAAGGGGAATCCGAATATCGGCAGCGTAGTCTTCAACGCGCTGGAAGATTCGGCACTTTACAAATACTTCGTCGGAGCGTTTAACAACGAAACGGACCGGATTTTTATCATCAGTTCCATCTTTGGCGGAACCGGATCATCGGGTTTCCCGCAGTTGGTGAAACTGTTGCAGGAACCGAGCCAGAAAATGCCGATTCGCAACGCCCGGAAGGGTGCCGTTACGGTGATGCCCTATTTCGCACTGGAAGAAAACGGGCAAAGTGCCATCGACCAGAATCGCTTTAACTCCAAAACCAAAGCGGCACTGTCGTACTATCAGAACCAGATTCATCTGGATTCGCTGTATTACATTGGCGATAAACCCGGCGCTAAACTGTATGCAAACGTAGAGGGAGGTTCCAAACAGGCCAACAATGCGCATATCGTCGAATTGCTGGCGGCCGAAACCGTACTGGATTTTGCCAACCGGGGAGCCGGTGAGTTTGCCGGGGCGAAAACCTATTACGAATATGGCCTTCGGCGCGATGATCGCCAGTTAGACTTTGTTCATTTTGCCGATTCAACTTTCCGCAATGTGATGCAACCGCTAATTCGGTTTGCATACGCCAGCAAGTTCTACACAGAATACATACCGGCCAACCTGCGGGAATCGTTTGCCAAGAGTCTGGGGCTGCAACAGCAACTGGGTAGCAGTACCTATTTTGTGGCGCTGACGAAATTTATGGGTGAAGCTTTCCGCAAATGGCTCGCTGAAATGGGCGATAATGACCGGAAATTTGACCCGTTCAACTTTCAGACAGATTTCAATGCGCTGGTTCGTGCCAAACAGATTGAACCCAAAACGTTCATGGGCTTTGGCGATAAAGGCATCAGTGAAAGCTTCCTGCTTAACGAAGCGGGCGACGCCGAACCGAAACTACTCGCGCAATACCCTCAGCCCGAAACGCGCCTGATGCAAATGCTGATGGTCGTAGCGGACAAGTGCATGCAAAAACTTGGCGACCTCAACCGGCAACTTGTTTAAATGAGTTTGCAGGGTATC comes from Spirosoma aureum and encodes:
- a CDS encoding ankyrin repeat domain-containing protein, translating into MKTITLINWAILSFYGFMLLWAFLTPAGSGQDAAGRGMAAGILFLAVIILVVLVGLNLLPYSFTKILTLILSGFPIVGYLLSLIFGPIIADRRQKNYDKELSDRANGAYYFQDPVRRQLAAAIASGNVAQLKLGLQQPIPAINESGTDHTTLLDFATLRAKENPSPEAIQCLDLLMAHGATVETADKLRSPTHFLVTDGAPTLLEWFLKKGANPNATEYPTGRPILFNALYSGNDDGFKTQKVNLLLAHGADPNSIPPQYDERVIITSALMYAADNDLWDICQLLLDKGASPVYKTASGLDIYRVIDYKEKGYTDFGKTPPQALTAVKERLRTLQ
- a CDS encoding Ig-like domain-containing domain, yielding MTLRHFIVFFLLSLPILLQNCAQVAQPPGGKKDTLSPKLVSSMPTARQLNYTGKTVELEFDEYVNVENIQQKVTVTPQDSNTFVVKALPKGLRLNFNRPLQPNTTYTINFSDGIKDITERNIAKDAKIVFSTGPVIDSLYLGGTVLDDESRLPILNFVIGLFAPTDTLPINRKRPAYYARTDSNGVYRIENVKAGQYKVYGFDDKDLNLVNNTPGERVAFRDSLVNLNRNYTDINMVAFRGSSKPRISRRERTDETLGLELSSGIASYKLRFGKMVSTTVVSTSAASTTAASTTAASTSAVSTTAASTTATTGVSTSAVSSTATSATAVPTSMSFVPSTDTLVSFLESPKMIRLFRPANRAANDTINLIIMAQDSVGNITELRERIYFSPIKSRAKDRKPLTVQVAPPASEPIDNNLDFSIKFSKPILRFSTDLIVIGPDSTKPFKFTPEELAWSNSFSQLVIKRKTNLKDTLLFRLLKGAFISVQGDTLARYNGRYKIADEDSYGLIAGRINPATVGGANKNFIVELLDDKYTVIRSSYGTTNYSFPRLKPGRYRVRLIIDANGNRRRDIGNVQKGIQPETIIYHPGAEEGGIIPLKQNFELTDIDF